Proteins found in one Streptomyces sp. CB09001 genomic segment:
- a CDS encoding GNAT family N-acetyltransferase, with protein sequence MGMSVTISAATEQDAEQIFRLQYLCFQSEAALYANYRIDPLVQTLDSVREEVAADCVFVARLGDEVVGSVRGRVTEGGAASIGKLCVHPRLQGHGIGARLLRAAESTLVEERGAKRFRLYTGHRSESNLRLYRRVGYETVGTAEGADGVPMIVLEKPAGTYATTA encoded by the coding sequence ATGGGCATGAGCGTGACCATCTCGGCGGCGACCGAACAGGATGCCGAGCAGATCTTCCGGCTGCAGTACCTCTGCTTCCAGAGCGAGGCGGCGCTGTACGCCAACTACCGCATCGACCCGCTCGTCCAGACCCTGGACTCCGTGCGCGAGGAGGTCGCCGCCGACTGCGTCTTCGTGGCGCGGCTCGGCGACGAGGTCGTCGGCTCGGTGCGCGGGCGGGTGACCGAGGGCGGGGCCGCGTCCATCGGCAAACTCTGCGTCCACCCCCGCCTCCAGGGGCACGGCATCGGGGCCCGGCTGCTGCGGGCCGCCGAGTCCACCCTGGTCGAGGAGCGCGGCGCCAAGCGGTTCCGGCTGTACACCGGGCACCGCAGCGAGAGCAACCTGCGGCTCTACCGCCGGGTCGGCTACGAGACGGTCGGGACCGCCGAGGGTGCCGACGGCGTACCCATGATCGTCCTGGAGAAGCCGGCCGGGACGTACGCGACCACGGCCTGA
- a CDS encoding ATP-binding cassette domain-containing protein: protein MITTSGLTKVYRSRGREVTALDGVDLHVREGEVYGVIGQSGAGKSSLIRCVNLLERPTAGTVTVAGQDLTALAGRGPRAGRELRQARSRIGMVFQHFNLLSSRTVQDNVELPLEILGKSGKERSRKALELLDLVGLADKAKAYPAQLSGGQKQRVGIARALAGDPKVLLSDEATSALDPETTRSILQLLRDLNRQLGLTVLLITHEMDVVKSICDSAALMDRGRVVESGTVGELLATPGSELAAALFPVGGDASGDDRTVLDVTFHGEAATQPVISQLSRTYNIDISILGAAIDTVGGLQIGRMRIELPGRYEDNVVPVGFLREQGLQIDVVSETPDTPDTPAPSASLVKEGAK, encoded by the coding sequence GTGATCACCACATCGGGCCTCACCAAGGTCTATCGTTCACGCGGCCGTGAGGTCACCGCCCTGGACGGCGTCGACCTGCACGTCCGCGAGGGCGAGGTGTACGGCGTCATCGGCCAGTCCGGCGCCGGCAAGTCCTCGCTCATCCGCTGCGTCAACCTCCTGGAGCGGCCCACCGCCGGCACGGTCACCGTCGCGGGACAGGACCTCACCGCCCTGGCCGGCCGCGGCCCCCGCGCGGGCCGGGAACTGCGGCAGGCGCGCAGCCGCATCGGCATGGTCTTCCAGCACTTCAACCTGCTCTCCTCGCGGACCGTGCAGGACAACGTCGAACTGCCGCTGGAGATCCTCGGCAAGTCCGGGAAGGAACGTTCCCGCAAGGCGCTGGAGCTGCTCGACCTCGTCGGTCTCGCCGACAAGGCCAAGGCCTACCCCGCCCAGCTCTCCGGCGGCCAGAAGCAGCGCGTCGGCATCGCCCGCGCCCTGGCCGGCGACCCCAAGGTGCTGCTCTCCGACGAGGCCACCAGCGCCCTCGACCCGGAGACCACCCGCTCCATCCTCCAGCTGCTGCGTGACCTGAACCGGCAACTCGGGCTGACCGTCCTGCTCATCACGCACGAGATGGACGTCGTCAAGAGCATCTGCGACTCGGCCGCCCTCATGGACCGGGGCCGCGTCGTCGAGTCCGGCACGGTCGGCGAACTGCTCGCCACCCCGGGCTCCGAGCTGGCCGCCGCGCTCTTCCCGGTCGGCGGCGACGCCTCCGGTGACGACCGCACCGTCCTCGACGTGACCTTCCACGGCGAGGCCGCCACCCAGCCCGTCATCTCCCAGCTCTCCCGCACCTACAACATCGACATATCGATTTTGGGCGCCGCCATCGACACCGTCGGCGGTCTCCAGATCGGCCGGATGCGGATCGAACTGCCCGGCCGCTACGAGGACAACGTCGTGCCCGTCGGCTTCCTGCGCGAACAGGGCCTGCAGATCGACGTGGTGAGCGAGACGCCGGACACGCCGGACACGCCGGCCCCGTCGGCTTCGCTGGTGAAGGAAGGTGCCAAGTGA
- a CDS encoding sigma-70 family RNA polymerase sigma factor: MTHDLVTSLRPLLTAEASAEAYASGAEPGDLEQAVWLRLLERLEADGPPPDPHRWLRSAVRTEARRTRRRARHERPYGTEPAGVAAYAYEPERLALTAARHRALREAVRRLPGRCPRLMEALLSPRDLTYREIAGELGISQGSLGPERSRCLGCLRRLLTPEVAAG; this comes from the coding sequence ATGACGCACGACCTGGTCACCTCCCTGCGCCCCCTGCTCACCGCCGAGGCCTCGGCCGAGGCATATGCGTCCGGCGCCGAGCCGGGCGACCTGGAACAGGCCGTCTGGCTGCGCCTGCTGGAACGCCTGGAGGCCGACGGCCCGCCCCCCGACCCGCACCGCTGGCTGCGCAGCGCCGTGCGCACCGAGGCCCGCCGCACCCGCCGCAGGGCCCGTCACGAGCGGCCGTACGGGACCGAACCCGCCGGTGTCGCCGCGTACGCGTACGAACCGGAGCGGCTCGCGCTCACCGCGGCCCGGCACCGCGCCCTGCGCGAGGCCGTGCGCCGGCTGCCCGGGCGCTGCCCCCGGCTGATGGAGGCCCTGTTGTCACCCAGGGACCTCACATACCGGGAGATCGCGGGGGAGTTGGGTATCTCACAGGGCAGTCTTGGTCCGGAACGCTCCCGATGTCTGGGATGTCTGCGTCGATTGCTGACGCCGGAGGTTGCGGCCGGCTGA
- a CDS encoding MFS transporter — MTRTLQPAHPAGAVKRPGRWLALSVLVLAVLLVAVDATVLGLATPYISEDLAPSGTQLLWIGDVYSFVIAGLLVSMGSLGDRIGRKRILLVGATAFGAISVLNAYAHTPEVMILARALLGVAGATLMPATLALIRNLFHDPRERSLAVGIWGAAASAGAAVGPVVGGFLLEHFWWGSVFLINLPVMAVLVVVGVKLLPESRNPNPGPWDLASVALSLVGMVGVVYAVKETAAHGFAWATLGAGLLGAAALHGFVRRQLTMPVPLLDMRLFRNRGFSGAVLADLLTILGLSGLVFFLSQYLQLVQGRRPFEAGLAELPAAVGAVVAGLIAGRAARRFSVRAVVSGGLAAVGLALAALTVVGQHTGYPLLGAALLVVGLGAGFAFTVTADVILSSVPGEQAGAASAVSETAYELGAALGIAVLGSIVTGVYRDFTGPAGTPAAAHESLGGAVEAAAGLPGPAGEALLDSARQAFVDGLTLAAGVGATVLLAAAAASWYLLRGLRLEDGAEHF; from the coding sequence ATGACCCGCACCCTGCAGCCGGCCCACCCGGCCGGGGCGGTGAAGCGCCCCGGCCGCTGGCTGGCGCTGTCCGTCCTGGTACTGGCCGTGCTGCTGGTGGCCGTCGACGCGACCGTCCTCGGTCTCGCGACCCCCTACATCAGCGAGGACCTCGCGCCCTCCGGCACCCAGCTGCTCTGGATCGGCGACGTCTACTCCTTCGTCATCGCCGGCCTGCTCGTCTCCATGGGCAGCCTCGGCGACCGCATCGGACGCAAGCGGATCCTGCTCGTCGGCGCCACCGCGTTCGGCGCGATATCCGTCCTCAACGCCTACGCGCACACCCCCGAGGTCATGATCCTCGCCCGGGCCCTGCTCGGCGTCGCGGGCGCCACCCTGATGCCCGCCACCCTCGCCCTGATCCGCAACCTCTTCCACGACCCGCGCGAACGCAGCCTCGCCGTCGGCATCTGGGGCGCGGCCGCCTCCGCCGGTGCGGCGGTCGGCCCTGTCGTCGGCGGGTTCCTGCTGGAGCACTTCTGGTGGGGCTCCGTCTTCCTGATCAACCTGCCCGTGATGGCCGTCCTGGTCGTCGTCGGTGTGAAACTGCTGCCCGAGTCCCGCAACCCGAACCCGGGCCCCTGGGACCTGGCCAGCGTCGCCCTGTCCCTGGTCGGCATGGTCGGTGTCGTGTACGCCGTCAAGGAGACCGCCGCCCACGGGTTCGCCTGGGCCACGCTCGGCGCGGGCCTGCTGGGCGCCGCCGCGCTCCACGGCTTCGTCCGCCGCCAGCTGACGATGCCGGTCCCGCTGCTCGACATGCGGCTGTTCCGCAACCGCGGCTTCAGCGGGGCGGTCCTGGCCGACCTGCTGACCATCCTGGGCCTGTCGGGACTGGTGTTCTTCCTCTCCCAGTACCTGCAACTCGTCCAGGGCAGGCGGCCCTTCGAGGCGGGCCTGGCCGAACTGCCCGCCGCCGTCGGCGCGGTGGTGGCCGGTCTGATCGCGGGCCGGGCGGCCCGGCGCTTCTCGGTCCGTGCCGTCGTCTCCGGCGGACTCGCCGCCGTCGGTCTCGCGCTCGCCGCGCTCACCGTCGTCGGACAGCACACCGGCTATCCGCTGCTCGGCGCGGCCCTGCTGGTCGTCGGCCTCGGCGCGGGCTTCGCCTTCACCGTCACCGCCGACGTGATCCTCTCCAGCGTGCCCGGGGAGCAGGCGGGTGCCGCCTCCGCGGTCTCCGAGACGGCGTACGAACTCGGCGCCGCGCTGGGCATCGCGGTGCTCGGCTCCATCGTGACCGGTGTGTACCGGGACTTCACCGGGCCCGCGGGCACCCCGGCCGCCGCCCACGAGTCACTGGGCGGCGCGGTGGAGGCCGCCGCCGGACTCCCCGGCCCCGCCGGGGAGGCGCTCCTCGACTCCGCCCGGCAGGCCTTCGTCGACGGCCTGACCCTCGCGGCGGGCGTCGGCGCCACCGTACTCCTGGCCGCCGCCGCGGCGTCCTGGTACCTGCTGCGGGGCCTGCGCCTGGAGGACGGAGCGGAGCACTTCTAG
- the cbiE gene encoding precorrin-6y C5,15-methyltransferase (decarboxylating) subunit CbiE codes for MADRVTVIGWDGSPLTAAARSALGAATLVAGAAHHLALPEVPPAAERIRLGSVALAARRLAAHRGTTVVLADGDPGFFGVVRTLRAPEFGLEVEVVPAVSSVAAAFARAGMPWDDAQVVVAHPRTLRRAVNVCRAHTKVAVLTSPGAGPAELGLLMEGVHRTFVICEELGTTRERVTVVTSDKAADHTWRDPNVVIVAGGSAGPATAGDGTGWITGRDPATGPRGWSLPAAAYGGELGEGETDLLRTAQLARLGPRLGDLVWDIGCGSGAFATEAARAGAAVIAVDRDADACARTEATARHFGVQLQTVHGNAPHILEDLPEPDVVRVGGGGVPVVSAVADRRPQRIVAHAATRDAAELVGRDLTEHGYRVDCALLQSVGLDTRAWTETERSVAFLLSGEIVRREAPR; via the coding sequence ATGGCCGACCGGGTCACGGTGATCGGCTGGGACGGTTCGCCGCTGACCGCCGCGGCACGCTCCGCACTGGGCGCCGCCACCCTGGTGGCCGGTGCCGCCCACCACCTGGCACTTCCCGAGGTACCGCCCGCAGCCGAACGCATCCGCCTCGGCAGCGTCGCCCTCGCCGCCCGCCGCCTCGCCGCGCACCGCGGCACGACGGTCGTGCTGGCCGACGGCGACCCCGGCTTCTTCGGCGTCGTACGCACCCTGCGAGCCCCCGAGTTCGGCCTGGAGGTGGAGGTCGTCCCCGCCGTCTCCTCGGTGGCCGCCGCCTTCGCCCGCGCCGGGATGCCCTGGGACGACGCCCAGGTGGTCGTCGCCCATCCCCGCACCCTGCGACGCGCGGTAAATGTGTGCCGCGCCCACACCAAGGTCGCGGTCCTCACCTCACCGGGGGCCGGACCGGCCGAGCTCGGTCTGCTGATGGAGGGCGTCCACCGCACCTTCGTCATCTGCGAGGAACTCGGCACCACCCGCGAACGCGTCACGGTCGTCACCTCCGACAAGGCCGCCGACCACACCTGGCGCGACCCGAACGTCGTCATCGTGGCCGGCGGCAGCGCCGGCCCGGCCACCGCGGGCGACGGCACCGGCTGGATCACCGGCCGCGACCCCGCCACCGGACCGCGCGGCTGGTCCCTGCCCGCCGCGGCGTACGGCGGTGAACTGGGCGAGGGCGAGACCGACCTGCTCCGCACCGCCCAACTCGCCCGCCTCGGGCCCCGCCTCGGCGACCTCGTGTGGGACATCGGCTGCGGCAGCGGCGCCTTCGCCACCGAGGCGGCCCGCGCCGGGGCCGCCGTCATCGCGGTCGACCGGGACGCCGACGCCTGCGCCCGCACCGAGGCCACCGCACGGCACTTCGGCGTCCAGCTCCAGACCGTGCACGGCAACGCCCCCCACATCCTGGAGGACCTCCCCGAACCGGACGTCGTCCGGGTCGGCGGCGGGGGAGTGCCCGTGGTCTCCGCGGTCGCCGACCGACGCCCGCAGCGCATCGTCGCGCACGCCGCGACCCGCGACGCGGCCGAACTCGTGGGCAGGGACCTGACGGAGCACGGGTACCGCGTCGACTGCGCCCTGCTGCAGTCCGTCGGACTCGACACCCGGGCCTGGACGGAGACGGAGCGGAGCGTCGCGTTCCTGCTCAGCGGAGAGATCGTGCGGCGCGAAGCACCCCGCTGA
- a CDS encoding GNAT family N-acetyltransferase: protein MTSTFPNISISTERLVLRPLDEDDVPALAAMMNDEQVAAWTHVPQPFTEDNAATWIGDHAPAERTAGRGLDLAVTEFLTQRLVGVIQLARTDWHVRSTELSYIVAPWARGEGYASEAALATAQWLFGDQKFERVELRTAADNTASQQVAQKIGCISEGVLRGACIARVRTDDGVWTDVRTDFIVWSLLPEDLEGTTGQLTDPDGFTTFTDWN from the coding sequence ATGACGAGCACCTTCCCCAACATCTCCATCAGCACGGAGCGGTTGGTGCTGCGCCCCCTCGACGAGGACGACGTCCCCGCACTGGCCGCGATGATGAACGACGAGCAGGTCGCCGCCTGGACCCACGTCCCCCAGCCCTTCACCGAGGACAACGCCGCCACCTGGATCGGCGACCACGCCCCCGCCGAGCGCACCGCGGGCCGGGGACTCGACCTCGCCGTCACCGAGTTCCTCACCCAGCGACTGGTCGGCGTCATCCAGCTGGCCAGGACCGACTGGCACGTACGCTCCACCGAACTCTCCTACATAGTCGCCCCCTGGGCCCGGGGTGAGGGGTACGCGTCCGAGGCGGCGCTCGCCACCGCCCAGTGGCTCTTCGGCGACCAGAAGTTCGAACGCGTCGAGCTGCGCACCGCGGCCGACAACACCGCCTCCCAGCAGGTCGCCCAGAAGATCGGCTGCATCAGCGAGGGTGTGCTGCGCGGCGCCTGCATAGCGCGCGTACGCACCGACGACGGCGTCTGGACGGACGTACGCACCGACTTCATCGTGTGGAGCCTGCTGCCCGAGGACCTCGAGGGCACCACCGGACAACTGACCGACCCCGACGGTTTCACCACCTTCACCGACTGGAACTGA
- a CDS encoding aldo/keto reductase codes for MPFARLAAATTPTCHIGLGLAAVGRPGYINLGRDRDLPADRTVEALRERTHDLLDAAYAQGVRYFDAARSYGRSEEFLAGWLRDRPDVDDVVVGSKWGYTYTADWSTEAEKHEVKDHGVATYDRQRAETDALLGDRLDLYQIHSLTPDSPALTDKELHARLAEAAAQGSTVGFSTSGPAQADAIRAALAVTVDGEPLFRTVQSTYNALETSAGPALAEAHEAGLTVIVKEGMANGRLAEPHAPDVLKAVAEETALGCDAVALALVLRQPWAGVVLSGAATVNQLGSNLHAAAVDLDDDQVARLGALTEDTHAYWERRGRLPWH; via the coding sequence ATGCCCTTCGCCCGCCTGGCCGCGGCGACCACCCCCACCTGTCACATCGGTCTGGGACTCGCCGCCGTCGGCCGCCCCGGCTACATCAACCTCGGCCGCGACCGGGACCTGCCGGCCGACCGCACCGTCGAGGCGTTGCGCGAACGCACCCACGACCTCCTGGACGCCGCCTACGCGCAGGGCGTCCGCTACTTCGACGCGGCCCGCTCCTACGGCCGTTCGGAGGAGTTCCTGGCCGGCTGGCTCCGGGACCGCCCCGACGTCGACGACGTGGTGGTCGGCAGCAAGTGGGGCTACACCTACACGGCCGACTGGTCCACCGAGGCCGAGAAGCACGAGGTCAAGGACCACGGCGTCGCCACCTACGACCGTCAGCGCGCCGAGACCGACGCCCTGCTCGGCGACCGGCTCGACCTGTACCAGATCCACTCGCTCACCCCGGACAGCCCGGCCCTCACCGACAAGGAACTGCACGCCAGGCTGGCCGAGGCCGCCGCGCAGGGCAGCACCGTCGGCTTCTCCACCAGCGGCCCCGCCCAGGCCGACGCCATCCGCGCCGCGCTCGCCGTGACCGTCGACGGCGAGCCCCTCTTCCGCACCGTCCAGTCGACGTACAACGCGCTGGAGACCTCCGCCGGACCCGCGCTGGCCGAGGCGCACGAGGCCGGGCTCACCGTGATCGTCAAGGAGGGCATGGCCAACGGCCGCCTCGCGGAGCCGCATGCCCCCGACGTCCTCAAGGCGGTCGCCGAGGAGACGGCCCTGGGCTGCGACGCGGTCGCCCTCGCCCTGGTCCTGCGGCAGCCCTGGGCCGGTGTCGTGCTGTCCGGCGCGGCGACGGTCAACCAGCTCGGCTCCAACCTGCACGCCGCCGCGGTCGACCTCGACGACGACCAGGTGGCCCGCCTCGGCGCCCTCACCGAGGACACGCACGCCTACTGGGAGCGCCGCGGCCGGCTGCCCTGGCACTGA
- a CDS encoding HAD family hydrolase, whose product MKLHAQALLFDNDGTLVSSLESVRRCWTRWAVEYGITAEQFRRVELHGRPAAEIAADLLPTARVAEAVARIEQLEVEDVPGGGVHLLPGTRDFLDALPADRWAVVTSATRRLAEARLDAVGILPKTLIAADDITRGKPDPEPYLLGARALGVDPADCVVFEDAPAGLQAGRAAGMRTVALATTHRADELDADLVVTDLSALSALVTEGGVEITVRG is encoded by the coding sequence ATGAAGCTCCACGCACAGGCCCTCCTGTTCGACAACGACGGCACCCTCGTCTCCTCCCTCGAATCCGTGCGCCGCTGCTGGACGCGCTGGGCCGTCGAGTACGGGATCACCGCCGAGCAGTTCCGGCGGGTGGAACTGCACGGGCGGCCGGCCGCCGAGATAGCCGCCGACCTGCTGCCCACCGCGAGGGTCGCCGAGGCCGTCGCGCGGATCGAACAGCTGGAGGTCGAGGACGTGCCGGGCGGGGGCGTGCACCTGCTGCCCGGCACCCGCGACTTCCTCGACGCGCTCCCGGCCGACCGGTGGGCCGTCGTCACCTCCGCCACCCGGCGCCTCGCCGAGGCCCGCCTCGACGCCGTCGGCATCCTCCCCAAGACTCTGATCGCCGCCGACGACATCACCCGCGGCAAGCCCGACCCCGAGCCCTACCTGCTCGGCGCCCGCGCCCTGGGCGTCGACCCGGCCGACTGCGTCGTCTTCGAGGACGCCCCCGCCGGGCTCCAGGCCGGCCGGGCCGCCGGCATGCGGACCGTGGCGTTGGCCACAACCCACCGGGCCGACGAACTCGACGCCGACCTCGTCGTCACCGACCTCTCGGCCTTGTCCGCACTGGTCACCGAGGGCGGAGTCGAGATCACCGTCCGGGGCTGA
- a CDS encoding MetQ/NlpA family ABC transporter substrate-binding protein — MRNTAKFTTAVLAAGALTLGLTACGSDKDSATDTSGPLVVAASPTPHAEILDYVKDNLAKDAGLDLEVKEFTDYVTPNTATEDGSVGANYFQTQPYLDEFNKKNGTHIVSVVDVHLEPLGLYSHKVKKADDLKSGATVAVPNDTVNEGRALQLLAANGIITLKDGVGTAATPSDITENPKKLEFKELEAAQTPRSLDDVDAAVVNGNYAIEADLKPTHDALVLESAKGNPNSNLLAVKEGNEDDPRVQKLAKLLNSPEVKKFIEDKYAGAVLPSF, encoded by the coding sequence GTGCGTAACACCGCCAAGTTCACCACCGCCGTCCTCGCCGCCGGAGCCCTCACCCTCGGTCTGACCGCGTGCGGCTCCGACAAGGACTCCGCCACCGACACCTCGGGACCGCTGGTCGTCGCCGCGAGCCCCACCCCGCACGCCGAGATCCTCGACTACGTCAAGGACAACCTGGCCAAGGACGCGGGTCTCGACCTCGAGGTCAAGGAGTTCACCGACTACGTCACGCCGAACACGGCGACGGAGGACGGCTCCGTGGGGGCCAACTACTTCCAGACCCAGCCCTACCTCGACGAGTTCAACAAGAAGAACGGCACCCACATCGTGTCCGTCGTCGACGTGCACCTGGAGCCGCTGGGCCTCTACTCCCACAAGGTGAAGAAGGCCGACGACCTGAAGAGCGGTGCGACCGTCGCCGTCCCCAACGACACCGTCAACGAGGGCCGCGCGCTGCAGCTGCTCGCCGCCAACGGGATCATCACCCTCAAGGACGGCGTCGGCACCGCGGCGACCCCCTCGGACATCACCGAGAACCCGAAGAAGCTGGAGTTCAAGGAGCTGGAGGCGGCCCAGACGCCGCGTTCCCTCGACGACGTGGACGCGGCGGTCGTCAACGGCAACTACGCCATCGAGGCCGACCTGAAGCCCACCCATGACGCCCTCGTCCTGGAGAGCGCCAAGGGCAACCCGAACAGCAACCTCCTCGCCGTGAAGGAGGGCAATGAGGACGACCCGCGCGTCCAGAAGCTCGCGAAGCTCCTCAACTCGCCCGAGGTGAAGAAGTTCATCGAGGACAAGTACGCCGGCGCGGTCCTGCCCTCCTTCTGA
- a CDS encoding methionine ABC transporter permease encodes MTWSEMQPLLEQASWETLIMVGWSTLIAVVAGLPLGVLLVLTDRGGLLQNVLLNKVIGQIVNIGRSMPFIILMVALMSFTRWVTGTTIGSEAAIVPLAIGGIPFFARLVETAVREVDGGLVEAVQSMGGNTWTIVRKVLVPESLPSLIASTTTTVIALIGYSAMAGTVGGGGLGDLAVRYGYQRFEPDFMWITVALLAVAISLIQFAGDYAARTLHRRGGRGGAAPRLRLLRAKEPAAADVGKVA; translated from the coding sequence GTGACCTGGTCCGAGATGCAGCCGCTGCTGGAGCAGGCCTCCTGGGAGACCCTGATCATGGTCGGCTGGTCCACCTTGATCGCCGTCGTCGCCGGCCTGCCGCTCGGCGTGCTCCTCGTCCTCACCGACCGGGGCGGGCTTCTGCAGAACGTCCTGCTCAACAAGGTCATCGGGCAGATCGTCAACATCGGCCGCTCGATGCCCTTCATCATCCTCATGGTCGCGCTGATGAGCTTCACCCGCTGGGTCACCGGCACCACCATCGGCAGCGAGGCGGCGATCGTGCCACTCGCCATCGGCGGCATCCCGTTCTTCGCGCGGCTCGTGGAGACCGCCGTGCGCGAGGTCGACGGAGGGCTCGTCGAAGCCGTCCAGTCCATGGGCGGCAACACCTGGACCATCGTCCGCAAGGTGCTCGTCCCCGAGTCGCTCCCCTCCCTGATCGCCAGCACCACCACCACGGTCATCGCCCTCATCGGCTACTCCGCCATGGCCGGCACCGTCGGCGGCGGCGGCCTCGGCGACCTCGCCGTCCGCTACGGCTACCAGCGCTTCGAACCCGACTTCATGTGGATCACCGTCGCGCTCCTCGCCGTCGCGATCTCGCTCATCCAGTTCGCCGGCGACTACGCGGCCCGCACCCTGCACCGCCGCGGCGGACGCGGCGGAGCCGCCCCCAGGCTCCGGCTGCTCAGGGCCAAGGAGCCCGCCGCGGCCGACGTCGGCAAGGTCGCCTGA
- a CDS encoding glycerophosphodiester phosphodiesterase, with protein sequence MGTQESDERAGGGTGRRALLGAAVLGAGGAVLGAPGAARAAGTRHGGGHGGGVGSLPVPTVIGHRGASGYRPEHTFGSYELALDLGADIVEAGDLVPTKDGHLVCRHEPEIGGTTDVADHPEFADRKRTKLLDGVSTTGWFTEDFTLAELKTLRATERIPANRPHNTLYDGRWEIPTFEEVLRWQNEQTRRRGKQVWIYPELKHPTYFRKLGLGTEERLARLLHKYGKDRKNSPVIIQSFEPTSIQRMNKLVRNPLAVLLSGANSRPWDFVETGDPRTTADLVTPKGLKEIASYAQGIGPTLDLIIPKDSAGRLTEPTTLVRDAHRAGLILHPYTMRNENPFLPAEFREGGDPDAYGDVFGAFRTYFATGIDGVFTDNPDTGVLAREDFVNG encoded by the coding sequence ATGGGAACGCAGGAGTCGGACGAGCGGGCGGGCGGCGGCACCGGACGGCGGGCGCTCCTCGGCGCGGCGGTGCTCGGCGCGGGCGGGGCCGTACTGGGCGCGCCCGGCGCGGCGAGAGCCGCGGGCACCCGGCACGGCGGCGGACACGGCGGCGGGGTGGGGAGCCTGCCCGTCCCGACCGTCATCGGCCACCGCGGCGCCAGCGGCTACCGCCCCGAGCACACCTTCGGCTCCTACGAGCTGGCCCTCGACCTCGGCGCCGACATCGTCGAGGCCGGCGACCTGGTCCCCACGAAGGACGGCCACCTCGTCTGCCGGCACGAACCGGAGATCGGCGGCACCACGGACGTCGCCGACCACCCGGAGTTCGCCGACCGCAAGCGCACCAAACTGCTCGACGGGGTCTCCACCACCGGCTGGTTCACCGAGGACTTCACGCTCGCCGAACTCAAGACCCTCCGCGCCACCGAACGCATCCCGGCCAACCGCCCGCACAACACCCTCTACGACGGCCGCTGGGAGATCCCCACCTTCGAGGAGGTGCTGCGCTGGCAGAACGAGCAGACCCGCAGGCGCGGCAAGCAGGTCTGGATCTACCCCGAACTCAAGCACCCCACCTACTTCCGCAAGCTGGGCCTCGGCACGGAGGAACGCCTGGCACGGCTGCTGCACAAGTACGGCAAGGACCGGAAGAACTCGCCCGTCATCATCCAGTCCTTCGAGCCCACCAGCATCCAGCGGATGAACAAGCTCGTCCGCAACCCCCTCGCCGTCCTCCTGTCCGGCGCGAACAGCCGCCCCTGGGACTTCGTCGAGACCGGAGACCCGCGCACCACCGCCGACCTCGTCACCCCCAAGGGCCTGAAGGAGATCGCCTCCTACGCCCAGGGCATCGGCCCGACGCTGGACCTGATCATCCCGAAGGACTCCGCCGGCCGCCTCACCGAGCCGACGACGCTCGTCCGCGACGCGCACCGCGCGGGCCTGATCCTGCACCCCTACACGATGCGCAACGAGAACCCCTTCCTGCCCGCGGAGTTCCGCGAGGGCGGTGACCCCGACGCCTACGGCGACGTCTTCGGCGCCTTCCGGACGTACTTCGCCACCGGCATCGACGGCGTCTTCACCGACAATCCGGACACGGGTGTGCTGGCCCGCGAGGACTTCGTCAACGGCTGA
- a CDS encoding TetR/AcrR family transcriptional regulator, translated as MAVDREQVLRSAAALLTRKSTATMDEVARAAGLSRATLHRHFAGRDALVRALESLGIAECEAALAAARTDEGPAADAVRRLVREMERSAGLLAFLYTENQLFEGEEQNEGWARIDAGLTELFRRGQESGEFRIDLTPAWLTEALYGLLASGAWAVAEGRVARNDFTHMIVELLLGGALRREEP; from the coding sequence ATGGCCGTCGATCGTGAACAGGTACTGCGCAGCGCCGCGGCCCTGCTGACCAGGAAATCCACCGCGACCATGGACGAGGTCGCCAGGGCCGCCGGCCTCAGCCGGGCCACGCTGCACCGGCACTTCGCCGGGCGCGACGCCCTCGTCCGCGCGCTGGAGTCGCTCGGCATCGCCGAGTGCGAGGCCGCCCTCGCGGCGGCCCGTACCGACGAGGGCCCGGCGGCCGACGCGGTGCGCCGGCTGGTCCGCGAGATGGAACGCTCCGCCGGTCTGCTCGCCTTCCTCTACACCGAGAACCAGCTGTTCGAGGGCGAGGAGCAGAACGAGGGCTGGGCCCGCATCGACGCCGGGCTCACCGAGCTGTTCCGCAGGGGCCAGGAGAGTGGCGAGTTCCGCATCGACCTCACGCCCGCCTGGCTCACCGAAGCGCTGTACGGCCTGCTGGCCTCGGGCGCCTGGGCGGTGGCCGAGGGCCGCGTGGCCCGCAACGACTTCACCCACATGATCGTCGAGCTGCTGCTCGGCGGCGCACTCCGGAGAGAGGAACCATGA